In the genome of Lycorma delicatula isolate Av1 chromosome 8, ASM4794821v1, whole genome shotgun sequence, one region contains:
- the LOC142329492 gene encoding protein GVQW3-like yields MFRWFSAFKNKREFVEDEPRVGRPVSARADENVEKAKEIVANDIRITTRMLAVKLGVGKETAESILEKDLHKRKIYSRFVPHSLTKEQRQHRAAYCANFIAAVNDVPNLLKRILTGDESWCFKFDLETKVIVWNGMEHRHRGRIN; encoded by the coding sequence ATGTTCCGCTGGTTTTCAGCATTTAAGAATAAAAGAGAATTCGTAGAAGATGAACCACGCGTCGGACGTCCTGTGTCTGCTCGGGCGgatgaaaatgtggaaaaagcCAAAGAAATTGTTGCCAATGATATACGAATTACCACCAGAATGCTTGCAGTGAAACTTGGTGTCGGTAAGGAAACGGCCGAGTCCATTTTGGAGAAAGATTTGCACAAGAGAAAGATTTATTCCCGGTTTGTGCCACATTCATTGACAAAGGAGCAGAGGCAGCATCGAGCTGCATATTGCGCCAATTTCATTGCCGCAGTTAATGACGTTCCTAATCTGTTGAAACGAATtttaactggagatgaaagttggtgTTTTAAGTTCGACCTAGAGACAAAAGTCATAGTATGGAACGGCATGGAACATCGTCACCGAGGCAGAATAAACTAA